The Procambarus clarkii isolate CNS0578487 chromosome 88, FALCON_Pclarkii_2.0, whole genome shotgun sequence genomic sequence GGTATCCAGACTCCTTTtgattctctgtctgtctctgtctctgttgctgtctgtctgtctctctctctctctgtctctgtgtgtctctgtgtgtctctgtctctgtctctgtctctctctctctctctctctctctctctctctctctctctctctctctctctctctctctctctctctctctctctctctctctctctctctctctctctctctctctctctctctctctctctctctctctctctcgttggcCCGTCCTTCCTCAGGTTTACCAACGTCAATAAACTGTCgtgctaaagtgcccttatcctaacctaccagaggacccaaaacagaaaacgggacagtatgtcaatttcgcgagccgcttccattttcttagTACGACAATATTTGGCCTTAGTTagaaaggaagggaactatcaggggaaaccaagccattacgactatagagcacatggaaggggtcaggatacggatttgggatgggacggggggaaggaatggtgcccaaccacttggatgatcggggattgaacgccgtcctgcatgaagcgagaccgtcgctctaccgtccagctcggcCCCACACCATGTATGCCCACGCCCCACACCGTGTATGCCCACGCCCCACACCATGTATGCCCACGCCCCACACCGTGTATATCCACGCCCCACACCATGTATGCCCACGCCCCACACCATGTATGCCCACGCCCCACACCATGTATGCCCACGCCCCACACCGTGTATGCCCACGCCCCACACCATGGATATCCACGCCCCGCACCATGTATGCCCACGCCCCACACCATGTATGCCCACGCCCCACACCATGTATGCCCACGCCCCACACCATGTATGCCCACGCCCCACACCGTGTATGCCCACGCCCCACACCATGGATATCCACGCCCCGCACCATGTAtgcccacgcccacaccatgTATCTCCACGCCCACACCATGTATGCCCACGCCCCACACCGTGTATGCCCACGCCCACACCGTGTATGCCCACGCCCCACACCATCAACTCTAACACTGACCTCACAATACTGAAGACAGAACACCACGACCCAGAATTACACCGCAAATTCCCAGACGGACAAATGCAATTCTAGGAAAAGAACGATAAGATCCTGAtgtgcttaatctttatcagtcaatcaacaattccagccccgctcctgtgccagataagtccactacgggctcaccatagcccgtgctacatgcaactttttgttccgagtagctgaatctaaaacaaaacataatgggtgtgggggagaagggatAGGTGAGAAGGGTGAGAGGAAAATAGGTATGAtgtggggaagagagagagagagagagagagagagagagagagagagagagagagagagagagagagagagagagagagagagagagagagagagaaaaaaaaagagagagagagagagagaatgagagagagagagagagagagagagagagagagagagagagagagagagagagagagagagagagagagaatgagagagagagagagagagaatgagagagagagagagagagagagagagagagagagagagagagagagagagagagagagagagagagagagagagagagagagagagagagagagagaggcaagagGGAGGATTATCTGAAAACTAACTAAATGGGGGATACAtgttgttattatttttattatgaatatCAATAAGACAGAAAAGGTAATCATTCTTAGAGAATATATCAGGGTCTTGGTGATACATATGGGATGTATACGAGACTTGGTGATACATATGGGATGTATACAAGACTTGGTGATACATATGGGATGTATACAAGACTTGGTGATACATATGGAATGTATACGAGACTTGGTGATACATATGGGATGTATACGAGACTTGGTGATACATATGGAATGTATACGAGACTTGGTGATACATATGGGATGTATACAAGACTTGGTGATACATATGGAATGTATACGAGACTTGGTGATACATATGAAATGTATACGAGACTTGGTGATACATATGAAATGTATACGAGACTTGGTGATACATGTATGAGTTGAGAGGCAACAATGTgtctggtggaagtggtggtagttgtgtggaTGGCTCCTCTCCTATTACTTTCTTTCACTTTAAAGAGCCTGTCCTTGTATCTCAGTAcatccctcagtatcttgtatgttgcgatcatATCCCCTCCTGTTACTTCTCCTCACCTGAGTTATACGGGTCTAGTTCCCTTGACCCTATCTTCATAGCTTAGTCCTCTCGACTCTGGTTCTTATATTGTTGCCTATATTTATACTTGTAAAATTTGGGTTTAATGCTTCACAAAGTGGAGATCAACAATATCGGTGTTGCATGTTGAATTATTGCTCTAACAAAGGCTGAGTAGATTGCCTTGAACGAGTCTTGTTTTAGGTTTATAAATGGCGTTGTAGTGTTAGCCAGCGTCGTATGTGCCGCCGATGTTAGCCAGGTTATGTGTGGctctggggagagagagatagagacagagacagagagagacagagagagagagacagacagagagagagagacagagaaagagagagacagagacagagagagagagagagagagagagagagagagagagagagagagagagagagagagagagagagagagagagagagagagacagagaaagagagagacagagacagagagaaagagagaaagagagagagagagagagagagagagagagagagagagagagagagagagagagagagagagagagagagagagagagagagagagagagagagagagatggaagtaTATCCACGTCCAAATCTTTTTCCTCTCTCCCACTCTTGCAGTTGTCTTCTCCTTAGTGTGTAGAGATCTTctattctcctctctccctttcccatctttgttaccttacacttgttaggATTTGATTCTAGCAACTATACATGCTTCCCCACTCCTGTAGTTTGTCAAGGTCATCCTGTAACCTTCTGTAACCTGCTGCAGTCCGCTTGGGATTTGACCTGCCTCACTAGCTTTGTGTCGTCTGCCAGACATTGACCTGTACTCCCTCGCTCAGGTTGGTGACAAGTGAGGAACAGTTGAGGTCCCAGGACCGACCCTTGAGGAACTCCACTTGTCCCCTTCCTCCAACACAAAGCCTCATCTCTCACTATGACTCTCTGTTTTCTGTCCTTCGGGTAGTATCTTAGTTGAGTGTCTTCTCGGTTATACCTGAGTGCTTCTCCATCTTGAACGTCGTCCTATGATGAAGAGTATCAAATGCTTTTTGACACAATTACAAAGTGTTGATTGACATCTTTAGAAATCGGAGTTTACTTAATTCCTGGACTGTGTTTAGAGCAAAAATAAACTTACTGGTTCATCAGTAGGCTTTTTTGGTGTCCTTAATAACTCTTcagagattgataggccttaaggtctcagtaatatttaataattttccgTTTATCGTCTAGTGGCCTAAATGCCTTAAATTTGTTTAAATTAATTATGATTTCCAAGTAAAAAAGTTTATAAACTTTGTACAAAATCACGCAGAAATACGTTTTTTAATACTCCCCGTGCCGTTAGGAAAAGTAAATTAAAAAAGTATGTAAAGTTAATTACATAAATAATATACACCAGGAGTCGCCACTCTCATTTCTAGCCATTTTTCCTTCCTCTAATTAACGCTGTTTAAACAATGTTTTTCCTAGAATATTTTGCCTGCTGTGTTTTTATTACCCATGTTTTCATTATCGGCTGTGTTTGTTTCCTGTTTTTtttccgtggggggggggggggggagtgttctgTGAGGAGCTATGTACATTTGtaattatgtatatatgtaattGTTGGCGTTCATGTGCATTTCTGTTCTTTCTGCGGGTCTCATTCTTGGTTTGTAGCTTGCTTATGTGTACATtttgtacacatacacatacacggtGTG encodes the following:
- the LOC138359042 gene encoding uncharacterized protein, encoding MKRDRRSTVQLGPTPCMPTPHTVYAHAPHHVCPRPTPCISTPHTMYAHAPHHVCPRPTPCMPTPHTVYAHAPHHGYPRPAPCMPTPHTMYAHAPHHVCPRPTPCMPTPHTVYAHAPHHGYPRPAPCMPTPTPCISTPTPCMPTPHTVYAHAHTVYAHAPHHQL